A region of Methanosarcinales archaeon DNA encodes the following proteins:
- a CDS encoding DUF5320 domain-containing protein, giving the protein MPGGDRTGPSGLGPRTGRAAGYCARNPAPGYMNPILSSGSYRGGGRGRRNLYCATGLTGWQRGAYSYPPPVVQTITKEQELAELKYMAENMENELEDIRKRIQEIGE; this is encoded by the coding sequence ATGCCAGGAGGAGATAGAACCGGACCTTCAGGTTTAGGTCCGAGGACAGGCAGAGCAGCAGGTTATTGTGCACGGAATCCAGCCCCAGGATATATGAATCCCATCCTTAGCAGCGGTTCTTATCGCGGTGGAGGCCGGGGTCGCCGTAATTTGTACTGTGCGACAGGCTTAACTGGTTGGCAGCGCGGTGCTTATAGTTACCCACCACCAGTGGTTCAGACAATTACAAAAGAACAAGAACTTGCTGAACTGAAATACATGGCCGAAAACATGGAAAATGAATTGGAAGATATAAGAAAAAGGATTCAAGAGATTGGGGAATAA